One Drechmeria coniospora strain ARSEF 6962 chromosome 01, whole genome shotgun sequence genomic region harbors:
- a CDS encoding ER membrane protein: MVFVNASTRGEQWYLGTNAPYRMELRLRHKLENSINGRLPPTSWPEPPLPSVRGTCPAACLLAANQYYLPAAAASAPPRFSFPDLLASSTSKPIIATISSCGAELRTFQLPRQPPRRSHPSVAVGIASAATLGHSSDRRTLATSGARTSQLQPSSSPHPQRRGRKMAPPANPTVTPVTLQERLLALAKTLQFAWFVGHMTLILTTLRYTLSWLRMNYYGGVARFSYRTSFVAAAVTYGIVVYKTQRARAKTSNQLPGGVVGLLSDENVQYLLMALVWLLSPQYPLALLPYFVYSVFHVATYTRANILPVLQPPPPAAEGASPRPKSSSPLGDKIGAFVKEYYDASMSIVSGLEILLWIRILLSAILFQRRSWILLGLYTAFLRARFSQSSHVQNSITQLSARIDSLVGAQGTPPAARQVWDGVKNGARQFHDATDAAKYANQPAPAKKTS, from the exons ATGGTATTTGTCAATGCTAGCACTCGTGGTGAGCAGTGGTACCTTGGAACAAACGCGCCGTACCGCATGGAGCTCAGG CTGCGTCACAAGCTCGAGAACTCAATCAATGGCCGCCTGCCACCCACCTCCTGGCCTGAGCCGCCTCTGCCTTCGGTACGAGGTACCTGCCCGGCCGCCTGCCTGCTAGCGGCCAACCAGTATTACCTGCCTGCGGCCGCTGCCTCCGCTCCGCCTCGCTTCTCATTTCCTGACCTGCTGGCCTCTTCCACAAGCAAACCCATCATCGCCACCATCTCGTCCTGCGGAGCGGAGCTGCGCACATTTCAACTCCCACGACaacctcctcgccgctcgcatccctccgtcgccgtcggcatcgcatCGGCAGCCACCCTCGGGCACTCGTCTGACCGTCGCACCCTCGCCACCTCGGGAGCTCGCACCTCGCAGCTCCAGCCGTCCAGCTCGCCTCACCCCCAACGGCGAGGTCGCAAAATGGCTCCTCCGGCAAACCCAACCGTCACGCCCGTGACTCTCCAGGAGCGACTCCTGGCTCTGGCCAAGACGTTGCAGT TCGCCTGGTTTGTTGG CCACATGACGCTCATCCTCACGACGCTTCGATACACGCTTTCCTGGCTCCGCATGAACTACTACGGCGGCGTGGCCCGCTTCTCGTACCGCACCTcgttcgtcgccgccgccgtcacctacggcatcgtcgtctaCAAGACGCAGCGCGCCCGCGCCAAGACGAGCAACCAGCtgcccggcggcgtcgtcggcctgctctcGGACGAGAACGTGCAGTACCTGC TCATGGCCCTCGTCTGGCTCCTGAGCCCCCAGTACCCGCTGGCCTTGCTGCCGTACTTTGTCTACTCGGTCTTCCACGTGGCCACGTACACGCGCGCCAACATCCTGCCCGTCCTGCagcccccgccgccggccgccgagggtgcCTCGCCCCGGCCCAAGAGCAGCAGCCCCCTCGGCGACAAGATCGGCGCCTTCGTCAAGGAGTACTACGACGCCTCCATGTCGATCGTCTCGGGGCTCGAGATCCTCCTCTGGATCCGCATCCTGCTCTCGGCCATCCTCTTCCAGCGCCGCTCCTGGATCCTGCTCGGCCTCTACACGGCCTTTCTCCGCGCCCGCTTCTCGCAGAGCTCCCACGTGCAGAACTCGATAACGCAGCTGAGCGCGCGCATCGACTCCCTCGTGGGCGCCCAAGGcacgccgcccgccgcccggcAGGTCTGGGACGGCGTCAAGAACGGCGCTCGGCAGTTCCACGAcgccaccgacgccgccaagtACGCGAACCAGCCGGCCCCGGCCAAGAAGACGTCGTAa